Proteins encoded by one window of Martelella endophytica:
- a CDS encoding ABC transporter ATP-binding protein, producing the protein MNTILQLRNVEKGFGEGVKRNPVLSDISLDVQEGEFIAILGFSGAGKTTLMSMLAGLERPDSGEILFRGAPVEGPSPKRGIVFQNYALMPWLSVEANVRLAVDAVHQHKPAKERVALVDWYVAMVGLKHARDRKPSELSGGMRQRVSVARALAMQPDLLLLDEPLSALDALTRAKLQDELADISQKEKKTIILVTNDVDEAILLADRIVPLTPGPNATFGPSFDVNIARPRERAAMNSDPDFIRLRASITEYLMDVGLSAKPETSRVEALPNVVPISIKSTSKPLPAAYREKAQSPIESGYVEFSNVTKIYPTPKGPLTVVDGFDLKMKKGEFISVIGHSGCGKSTVLSMAAGLNPINAGGIILDGREISGAGPDRAVVFQAPSLMPWLTARENVALGVDRVYPKASPAERRDIVEYYLERVGLGDAMHGPAADMSNGMKQRVGIARAFALSPKLLLLDEPFGMLDSLTRWELQEVLMEVWSRTKVTAICVTHDVDEAILLADRVVMMSNGPNARIGNIMEVDLPRPRSRKALLDHPDYYAYREELLEFLEAYEGGASPAEEQLAAIRQKRDQRISRQTCNKRVAAE; encoded by the coding sequence ATGAACACAATTCTTCAGCTCAGAAACGTCGAAAAAGGCTTTGGCGAAGGCGTCAAGCGTAACCCGGTGCTCTCCGATATCTCGCTCGATGTGCAGGAAGGCGAGTTTATCGCGATCCTCGGCTTTTCCGGCGCTGGCAAGACGACGCTGATGTCGATGCTCGCCGGTCTCGAAAGGCCGGATAGCGGCGAAATCCTGTTTCGCGGCGCACCGGTCGAAGGCCCGTCACCGAAACGCGGCATTGTGTTCCAGAACTATGCGCTGATGCCCTGGCTTTCGGTGGAAGCCAATGTGCGGCTTGCCGTCGACGCCGTGCATCAGCACAAGCCGGCAAAGGAGCGGGTCGCACTCGTCGACTGGTATGTGGCGATGGTTGGCCTGAAACACGCCCGCGACCGCAAGCCGTCGGAATTGTCAGGCGGCATGCGCCAGCGCGTTTCGGTCGCCCGCGCGCTTGCCATGCAGCCGGACCTGCTGCTGCTCGACGAGCCGCTTTCGGCGCTCGATGCGCTGACCCGCGCCAAGCTGCAGGACGAGCTGGCCGATATCTCGCAAAAGGAGAAGAAGACCATCATTCTCGTCACCAATGATGTTGATGAGGCCATTCTTCTGGCGGATCGGATCGTGCCGCTGACCCCCGGTCCCAACGCCACCTTCGGCCCGTCCTTTGATGTGAATATCGCCCGGCCGCGCGAGCGCGCAGCGATGAATTCCGACCCCGATTTCATCCGCCTGCGCGCGTCGATCACCGAATATCTGATGGATGTCGGCCTCAGCGCCAAACCGGAAACAAGCCGTGTCGAAGCGCTTCCCAATGTCGTCCCGATTTCGATCAAGTCGACCTCGAAGCCTCTGCCCGCCGCCTATCGCGAGAAGGCCCAGTCGCCGATTGAGAGCGGCTATGTCGAGTTTTCCAACGTCACCAAGATCTATCCGACGCCGAAAGGCCCGCTGACGGTCGTCGACGGCTTCGACCTGAAGATGAAGAAGGGCGAGTTCATTTCCGTGATCGGCCATTCCGGCTGCGGAAAATCGACGGTGCTTTCCATGGCGGCGGGGCTGAACCCGATCAATGCCGGGGGCATCATTCTCGATGGCCGCGAGATTTCCGGCGCCGGGCCGGATCGCGCCGTGGTGTTTCAGGCCCCCTCGCTGATGCCATGGCTAACGGCGCGCGAGAACGTCGCCCTCGGCGTTGACCGGGTCTATCCGAAGGCAAGCCCCGCCGAACGCCGCGATATCGTCGAATATTATCTCGAGCGCGTCGGCCTTGGCGATGCCATGCACGGGCCGGCGGCCGACATGTCGAACGGCATGAAGCAGCGCGTCGGCATTGCCCGCGCCTTCGCGCTGTCGCCGAAGCTCTTACTGCTCGATGAACCCTTCGGCATGCTCGACAGCCTGACGCGCTGGGAGCTGCAGGAGGTGCTGATGGAAGTCTGGTCGCGCACCAAGGTCACGGCCATTTGCGTCACCCATGACGTCGATGAGGCCATTCTGCTCGCCGACCGGGTGGTGATGATGTCGAACGGGCCGAATGCCCGCATCGGCAACATCATGGAGGTCGACCTGCCACGCCCGCGTTCTCGGAAGGCGCTGCTCGACCATCCGGATTATTACGCCTACCGCGAGGAATTACTGGAGTTTCTCGAAGCCTATGAAGGCGGCGCCTCGCCCGCCGAGGAACAGCTCGCCGCCATCAGGCAGAAGCGCGATCAGCGCATCAGCCGGCAGACCTGCAACAAACGCGTCGCAGCGGAGTAG
- a CDS encoding ANTAR domain-containing response regulator: MNTSDLAILVIDENAIRAAIIRDGLLKAGHHNVTVVEELVGVARTIERLSPDVIVIDIENPNRDMLESLFVLSRSVKKPIAMFVDRSDAETIHAAVEAGVSAYVVDGLKQERVKPILDMAISRFNAFSRMAQELEAAKSQLENRKVVDRAKALLMKSRGMDEEKAYALLRRTAMDQNRKIVDVAQSLIMTFEMLER, encoded by the coding sequence ATGAACACCAGTGATCTGGCGATCCTTGTCATCGATGAAAATGCGATCCGCGCCGCCATTATCAGGGACGGGCTGCTCAAGGCCGGCCACCATAATGTCACCGTCGTCGAGGAGCTGGTCGGCGTCGCCCGGACGATCGAGCGCCTGTCGCCGGATGTGATCGTGATCGACATCGAAAACCCCAATAGAGACATGCTCGAAAGCCTGTTCGTGCTGTCGCGATCGGTGAAGAAGCCGATTGCGATGTTCGTCGATCGCTCCGATGCCGAAACCATTCATGCGGCGGTCGAGGCCGGGGTTTCGGCCTATGTCGTCGACGGGCTGAAACAGGAAAGGGTCAAGCCGATCCTCGACATGGCGATTTCCCGTTTCAACGCGTTTTCGCGCATGGCGCAGGAACTGGAGGCGGCGAAGAGCCAGCTTGAAAACCGCAAGGTTGTCGACCGTGCCAAGGCGTTGCTGATGAAATCGCGCGGCATGGACGAGGAAAAGGCCTATGCGCTGCTGCGGCGCACGGCGATGGATCAGAACCGCAAGATTGTCGATGTGGCGCAGAGCCTGATTATGACGTTCGAGATGCTGGAGAGATGA
- a CDS encoding CmpA/NrtA family ABC transporter substrate-binding protein, producing the protein MQDLSIGFVPLLDSAIVLAAEAKGFFVEEGLNVRLTRETSWSAIRDRLAVGSLQAAHVLAPMPIAANLGLFPLSPKLVAPIALGLGGNAVTVSAALGAAMEAEGDESDLDPARAGAALKRVIAARKTQGLPPLRFGVVYVFSGHNLELRYWLAANGIDPDRDIEIVVLPPPFMPDAIEAGRIDGYCAGEPWNTIAARRGAARIVTVKAKIWRSSPEKVLALPADFAVQNEETVAALLRSLYRASAWSARPENHGELAAILSEPHHLNVDAAVLQPLLSGTVAISETADRAVEDFFLTSAKAATFPWQSHALWFYSQLVRWGLCDHSAANAAIAKMSYRPDIYRKALQPLHTPLPGASLKVEGALKVPTPVGASAGGLILGPDGFFDGQIFDPDQVGAYIAQQRAAI; encoded by the coding sequence ATGCAGGACCTTTCAATCGGATTTGTGCCGCTTCTCGACAGCGCCATCGTTCTGGCCGCCGAGGCGAAAGGTTTTTTCGTCGAGGAGGGACTGAATGTCCGCCTGACGCGGGAAACCTCGTGGAGCGCGATCCGCGACCGGCTGGCCGTCGGCAGCCTGCAGGCCGCTCATGTGCTGGCGCCGATGCCGATCGCGGCCAATCTCGGCCTGTTTCCGCTGTCGCCGAAACTGGTGGCGCCAATTGCTCTCGGGCTTGGCGGCAATGCGGTGACGGTGTCGGCGGCCCTTGGCGCGGCGATGGAGGCGGAGGGCGATGAAAGCGACCTCGATCCCGCCAGGGCGGGCGCCGCGCTGAAGCGGGTGATCGCGGCCAGAAAGACACAGGGTCTGCCGCCGCTGCGCTTCGGCGTTGTCTACGTATTTTCCGGGCACAATCTCGAACTGCGCTACTGGCTCGCGGCCAACGGCATCGATCCCGATCGGGACATCGAAATCGTGGTGCTGCCGCCGCCCTTCATGCCGGACGCGATCGAGGCCGGGCGGATCGATGGCTATTGCGCCGGCGAGCCGTGGAACACGATTGCCGCGCGGCGCGGCGCGGCGCGGATCGTCACCGTCAAGGCGAAGATCTGGCGGTCCAGCCCGGAGAAGGTGCTGGCCCTGCCGGCCGATTTTGCCGTCCAAAACGAGGAGACCGTGGCGGCGCTGCTGCGCAGCCTCTACCGGGCGTCGGCATGGTCGGCCAGGCCCGAAAACCATGGCGAACTGGCGGCAATCCTCTCCGAACCGCATCACCTCAATGTCGATGCCGCGGTGCTGCAGCCGCTGCTTTCCGGCACGGTCGCGATCAGCGAAACGGCGGACCGCGCGGTCGAGGATTTCTTCCTGACCTCCGCCAAGGCCGCGACCTTCCCCTGGCAGAGCCATGCGCTCTGGTTCTACAGCCAGCTTGTGCGCTGGGGGCTTTGCGATCACTCGGCCGCAAACGCCGCGATCGCGAAAATGAGCTATCGGCCGGATATTTATCGCAAGGCGTTGCAGCCACTGCATACACCGCTGCCGGGCGCAAGCCTGAAGGTGGAAGGCGCGCTCAAGGTGCCGACGCCCGTGGGGGCGAGCGCCGGTGGCCTCATTCTCGGCCCGGATGGCTTTTTCGACGGGCAGATATTCGACCCCGATCAGGTGGGTGCCTACATCGCACAGCAGAGGGCGGCGATCTGA
- a CDS encoding DUF488 family protein, giving the protein MPVKIKRVYDEPDKADGLRVLVDRLWPRGLTKDKARVDLWAKEVAPSSDLRKWFAHREDRWDDFQRRYRAELAENGALDELCAESEENTVTLLYGARDQRINHARVLAAVITEKSGRQAEADRPREIAVEVSSPPCFLHELDASWLGTESGGDSGEPAHREIDGEPSIPKSDRSR; this is encoded by the coding sequence ATGCCGGTAAAGATCAAACGGGTCTACGACGAACCCGACAAGGCGGACGGCCTGCGCGTTCTCGTTGACCGCCTCTGGCCGCGCGGGCTTACGAAGGACAAGGCCCGCGTCGATCTCTGGGCAAAGGAGGTCGCGCCCTCAAGCGACCTGCGAAAATGGTTCGCGCACCGGGAAGACCGGTGGGACGATTTTCAACGGCGCTATCGCGCGGAGCTTGCGGAAAATGGCGCGCTTGATGAGCTGTGCGCTGAAAGCGAGGAAAACACCGTGACATTGCTCTATGGCGCCCGCGACCAACGCATCAACCACGCGCGCGTACTGGCGGCCGTCATCACGGAAAAAAGCGGGCGCCAGGCCGAGGCGGATCGGCCGAGAGAGATCGCGGTGGAAGTTTCCTCGCCGCCCTGTTTTCTGCACGAGCTCGACGCGTCCTGGCTCGGAACGGAAAGCGGCGGCGACAGCGGCGAACCTGCACATCGCGAGATCGATGGAGAGCCTTCCATCCCCAAGTCCGATCGCTCTCGATAG
- a CDS encoding CmpA/NrtA family ABC transporter substrate-binding protein: MRHFLCSVTMLCSLAVTAAGAHAEMLFPEKDELTIGFIKLTDMAPLAIAKEMHFFEDEGLYVTLEAQANWKVLLDRVITGELDGAHMLAGQPLAATIGYGTKADIVTPFSMDLNGNAITVSNAVWDQMKENIPAGPDGKPEHPIKADALKPVVEAYRAEGKPFKMGMVFPVSTHNYELRYWLAAGGINPGYYSPSDVSGQIQADALLSVTPPPQMPATMEAGTIDGYCVGEPWNQAAVFKGIGVPVVTDYDIWKNNPEKVFGLTKEFTEKYPQTTLGLTKALIRAAMWLDENNNANREEAVEILSRPEYVGADAEVIANSMTGTFEYEKGDKRPAADFNVFFRHYATYPYYSDAVWYLTQMRRWGQIAEPKEDGWYDDVARSVYLPELYLEAARQLIDEGHAGEADFPFSTDGYKPATSEFIDGVTYDGRHPNAYLDSFPIGLKGDEIVDGNKIAGR; the protein is encoded by the coding sequence ATGCGCCATTTCCTTTGCTCCGTCACCATGCTCTGTTCGCTCGCCGTCACGGCCGCGGGCGCCCATGCCGAAATGCTGTTTCCGGAAAAGGACGAACTCACCATCGGCTTCATCAAGCTGACGGACATGGCGCCGCTGGCGATCGCCAAGGAGATGCATTTCTTCGAGGATGAGGGCCTCTACGTGACGCTCGAGGCGCAGGCGAACTGGAAGGTGCTGCTCGACCGGGTGATCACCGGGGAGCTCGACGGCGCGCATATGCTGGCCGGCCAGCCGCTGGCGGCGACTATCGGTTATGGCACCAAGGCGGATATCGTCACGCCGTTCTCGATGGATCTGAACGGCAATGCGATCACGGTTTCCAATGCGGTCTGGGACCAGATGAAGGAGAATATTCCTGCAGGTCCCGATGGCAAGCCGGAACATCCAATCAAGGCCGATGCGCTGAAGCCGGTGGTCGAGGCCTACCGGGCCGAGGGCAAGCCGTTCAAGATGGGCATGGTCTTCCCGGTCTCCACCCATAATTACGAGCTGCGCTACTGGCTTGCTGCTGGCGGCATCAATCCCGGCTATTATTCGCCGAGCGATGTCTCCGGCCAGATCCAGGCCGATGCGCTGCTTTCCGTCACCCCGCCGCCGCAGATGCCGGCGACGATGGAAGCGGGAACCATCGATGGCTATTGCGTCGGCGAGCCGTGGAACCAGGCGGCCGTGTTCAAAGGCATCGGCGTGCCGGTGGTCACCGATTACGATATCTGGAAGAACAACCCGGAAAAGGTCTTCGGCCTGACGAAGGAGTTCACCGAGAAATACCCGCAGACCACGCTTGGGCTCACCAAGGCCCTGATCCGGGCCGCCATGTGGCTCGATGAAAACAACAACGCCAATCGCGAGGAAGCGGTCGAAATCCTGTCGCGGCCGGAATATGTCGGGGCCGATGCCGAGGTGATCGCCAATTCGATGACCGGCACCTTCGAATATGAGAAGGGCGACAAGCGCCCGGCCGCAGACTTCAATGTCTTCTTCCGCCACTATGCCACCTATCCCTATTATTCCGACGCCGTCTGGTACCTCACCCAGATGCGCCGCTGGGGTCAGATCGCCGAGCCCAAGGAAGACGGCTGGTATGACGATGTCGCCCGCTCGGTCTATCTGCCGGAACTCTATCTGGAAGCGGCCCGCCAGCTGATCGACGAGGGCCATGCCGGGGAGGCCGACTTCCCCTTCAGCACCGACGGCTACAAGCCCGCAACCAGCGAATTCATCGACGGCGTCACCTATGACGGTCGCCATCCGAACGCCTATCTCGACAGCTTCCCGATCGGCCTGAAGGGCGACGAGATCGTCGACGGCAACAAGATCGCCGGCCGCTGA
- a CDS encoding ABC transporter permease has product MTIATDMIDPEIAVRRERRIARINRAGKVLGPFGLGFVVPLLKLAAGDTPSEQWADLKQMLLVPLVGILAFLAAWAYFAPKVETSLGAIPGPAAVFHQAEVLTDDHFAERQKAEEFYARQDERNQMLIAEGYADRVKVRPYTGKPTYLDQIWTSLMTVALGFFIGTAIAVPVGIACGLSKTFEGAINPLIQLFKPVSPLAWLPIVTMVVAALYQNPSDLLPKSMVISAVTVTLCSIWPTIINTALGVASIERDLVNVGKVLQLSTWTTIRKLVLPSSLPLIFTGMRLSLGVGWMVLIAAEMLAQNPGLGKFVWDEFQNGSSDSLARIMVAVITIGLIGFFLDRVMFALQTAFTYSANR; this is encoded by the coding sequence ATGACGATCGCGACAGACATGATCGATCCCGAGATTGCGGTGCGGCGTGAACGGCGCATCGCCCGGATCAACCGGGCCGGCAAAGTGCTCGGCCCCTTCGGCCTCGGCTTCGTCGTGCCGCTGCTGAAGCTTGCCGCCGGCGACACGCCGTCGGAACAATGGGCGGATCTGAAGCAGATGCTGCTGGTTCCGCTTGTGGGCATCCTCGCCTTCCTCGCGGCCTGGGCTTATTTCGCGCCGAAGGTCGAGACCTCGCTCGGCGCCATCCCTGGCCCCGCGGCGGTGTTCCATCAGGCCGAGGTGCTGACGGACGATCATTTCGCCGAGCGGCAGAAGGCCGAGGAATTCTACGCCCGCCAGGACGAGCGCAACCAGATGCTGATTGCCGAGGGCTATGCCGACCGCGTGAAAGTGCGGCCCTATACCGGCAAACCGACCTATCTGGACCAGATCTGGACCTCGCTGATGACGGTCGCGCTCGGCTTTTTCATCGGCACGGCGATCGCCGTTCCCGTCGGCATCGCCTGCGGGCTATCGAAGACCTTCGAGGGTGCGATCAATCCGCTGATCCAGCTGTTCAAGCCGGTTTCGCCGCTCGCCTGGCTGCCGATCGTGACCATGGTGGTCGCCGCGCTTTACCAGAACCCGAGCGACCTCCTGCCGAAATCCATGGTGATTTCCGCCGTCACTGTGACGCTCTGTTCCATCTGGCCGACGATCATCAACACGGCGCTCGGCGTCGCATCGATTGAACGCGATCTCGTCAATGTCGGCAAGGTGCTGCAGCTTTCCACCTGGACGACGATCCGCAAGCTGGTGCTGCCGTCCTCGCTGCCGCTGATCTTCACCGGCATGCGGTTGTCCCTCGGTGTTGGCTGGATGGTGCTGATTGCCGCGGAAATGCTGGCGCAGAACCCCGGTCTCGGCAAGTTCGTCTGGGACGAGTTTCAGAACGGTTCCTCGGATTCGCTCGCCCGCATTATGGTCGCGGTGATCACCATTGGCCTGATCGGCTTTTTCCTCGACCGGGTGATGTTCGCGCTGCAGACCGCCTTCACCTATTCGGCGAACCGGTAA
- a CDS encoding DUF6522 family protein: MTAQETGAFIVRNADGQFEISAERLAHRFGLSVDDLHAMTARGLVRSSVEQGDGDDEGHWRLSFRIGNRRWRLTVREDGMIAGDEFSIVSSGGRSP, encoded by the coding sequence ATGACTGCTCAGGAAACCGGGGCGTTCATCGTGCGCAATGCAGATGGGCAGTTTGAAATCAGCGCGGAGAGGCTCGCCCATCGCTTTGGTCTCAGTGTCGACGATCTGCACGCGATGACAGCGCGCGGGCTGGTGCGGTCTTCGGTGGAGCAGGGAGATGGCGATGACGAGGGACACTGGCGCCTGTCATTCCGCATCGGCAACCGCCGCTGGCGACTGACCGTGCGTGAGGATGGCATGATAGCAGGCGACGAGTTCAGCATCGTCTCGTCTGGCGGGCGTTCGCCGTAA
- a CDS encoding molybdopterin-dependent oxidoreductase, translated as MGVETVKSVCPYCGVGCGVVLDVEDGRIVRLSGDKDHPANRGRLCTKGKTAHEAIAAPGRLEGALVRGEGVAPEAVSIDAAIAETAGRLRSIADEHGPDAVALYVSGQMSMEAQYLANKLAKGFLRTRHIESNSRLCMASAGSGYKLSLGADAPPGSYDDIEKADLFLVIGSNMADCHPILFLRMMDRVRQGAKLIVVDPRRTATAEKADLYLAPKPGTDLALFNGILHLIVEAGGIDQAFIDAHTDGWADMLGFLADYAPERVAAITGLSAESIKAAAALLLSAGGFMTLWTMGLNQSVQGTFNTNAICNLHLATGKICRPGSGPFSLTGQPNAMGGREMGYMGPGLPGQRSALVEADRRFCEARWSIAPGIIRAEEGTGTIAMFEAMAAGDIKAAWIICTNPVASVSNRKTVTAALDRAAFVVVQDAFAETETTPYADILLPAAVSFEADGVMVNSERNMALTAAAAKAPGAALPDWQIIAKVACAMGYEDAFTYDSAAEVFEEIRQFSNPATGYDISGVTHERLRNGSIQWPASQTGQTTRNPIRYRAPDRGLKFATESGRAKFWPRPHSGPAEMPDDDYPLILNTGRLQHQWHTMTKTGKVAKLNKLNAAPFIEINPTDAAALAIGDNDRVSVTSRHGSAVLPVIITERVSPGTLFAPFHWNDVFGDQLAVNAVTGDAVDPISLQPEFKVTAVALARVAAAEPDAPTDARRKAEDMPAEIDARQRDEDPTQPKVSVFFASQTGTAEMAASDLCGALGAAGYRMVLRPLDAVSLDNLATKDPVLFIVSTFGDGDPPDHAADFWATLSREDSPRLEDLSYTVVAMGDSSYDQFCGFGRKLDSRLEALGAARLAACRTLDAGEETDAVAAAMAALSVPSKGAAAAEPGSRPNGRKPTETLAARLSVNRLLSGSGSAKEVRQFGFQVDGAAAYEAGDALSIMPRNCPELVDEILASLQLPAETPISGINGHDIGIGEALRDHFEIGQPHSGFLEWWADVSGDETLKTLTGTADRNALNDWLWGRQIADIVAIAPKPVDGQAFCDHLKKLKPRLYSIASSPKASPDEIHLTVSVLRHARHGKSRKGVASAFLADRAAEAPVHVSVKKQAHFRPPADPGAAAIMVGPGTGIAPFRAFLQDREAAGATGPNWLFFGEQSRESGYYYRDEIEAWLAGGLLTRFDTAFSRDQAEKIYVQHRMAENGREIWKWLQEGAHFYVCGDASRMAKDVDASLKTIARTHGGLSPKAAEGYVRSLAREKRYMRDVY; from the coding sequence ATGGGCGTAGAAACCGTCAAGAGCGTCTGTCCCTATTGCGGCGTCGGCTGCGGCGTGGTGCTCGATGTCGAGGACGGGCGGATTGTCAGGCTCTCCGGCGACAAGGACCATCCGGCCAATCGCGGGCGGCTCTGCACCAAGGGCAAGACCGCGCATGAGGCGATCGCCGCGCCCGGCCGTCTCGAAGGAGCGCTTGTCCGGGGCGAGGGCGTTGCGCCGGAAGCCGTATCCATCGATGCGGCGATCGCCGAGACGGCCGGAAGGCTGCGCTCCATTGCCGATGAACACGGGCCGGACGCGGTTGCCCTTTATGTCTCCGGCCAGATGTCGATGGAGGCGCAGTACCTCGCCAACAAGCTCGCCAAGGGGTTTTTGCGCACGCGCCATATCGAATCCAACTCACGTCTTTGCATGGCCAGCGCGGGTTCCGGCTACAAGCTCTCTCTGGGCGCGGACGCGCCGCCGGGATCCTATGACGACATCGAGAAGGCCGATCTGTTTCTGGTGATCGGCTCGAACATGGCCGACTGCCATCCGATCCTGTTTCTAAGGATGATGGACCGGGTCAGGCAGGGTGCGAAGCTGATCGTCGTTGATCCGCGGCGCACCGCCACCGCCGAGAAGGCCGATTTGTATCTCGCGCCGAAACCCGGAACCGATCTCGCGCTTTTCAACGGCATCCTGCATCTGATTGTCGAGGCAGGGGGCATCGATCAGGCCTTCATCGACGCCCATACCGATGGCTGGGCGGATATGCTGGGCTTCCTCGCCGACTATGCGCCGGAACGCGTGGCAGCGATCACCGGCCTCTCCGCCGAGAGCATCAAGGCCGCTGCCGCGCTCTTGCTGTCCGCAGGCGGGTTCATGACGCTCTGGACCATGGGGCTCAATCAGTCGGTCCAGGGCACGTTCAACACCAATGCGATCTGCAATCTGCATCTTGCAACGGGAAAGATCTGTCGACCCGGCAGCGGTCCCTTCTCGCTGACCGGGCAGCCGAATGCCATGGGCGGGCGCGAAATGGGTTATATGGGGCCCGGCCTGCCGGGGCAGCGCTCGGCGCTGGTGGAGGCCGACCGGCGCTTTTGCGAGGCGCGCTGGAGCATCGCGCCCGGCATCATCCGTGCCGAGGAGGGAACGGGCACCATTGCCATGTTCGAGGCGATGGCGGCGGGCGACATCAAGGCGGCGTGGATCATCTGCACCAATCCGGTCGCAAGCGTCTCCAATCGCAAGACGGTGACGGCGGCGCTCGATCGGGCGGCGTTCGTGGTGGTCCAGGATGCCTTTGCCGAGACCGAGACAACGCCCTATGCCGATATCCTTCTGCCGGCGGCGGTGTCGTTCGAAGCCGACGGCGTGATGGTCAATTCCGAGCGCAACATGGCGCTGACAGCGGCGGCAGCGAAAGCTCCTGGCGCGGCGTTGCCGGACTGGCAGATCATCGCGAAAGTCGCCTGCGCCATGGGCTATGAGGACGCCTTCACCTATGACAGCGCGGCAGAGGTCTTCGAGGAGATCCGGCAGTTCTCCAACCCCGCGACCGGTTACGACATTTCCGGCGTCACGCATGAGCGGCTGCGCAACGGCAGCATCCAGTGGCCGGCATCCCAGACCGGCCAAACCACGCGCAATCCGATCCGCTACCGCGCGCCGGATAGAGGATTGAAATTCGCCACCGAAAGCGGCCGGGCGAAATTCTGGCCGCGTCCGCATTCCGGCCCGGCCGAAATGCCGGATGACGATTATCCGTTGATCCTTAACACCGGTCGCCTGCAGCACCAGTGGCATACCATGACCAAGACCGGCAAGGTTGCCAAGCTGAACAAGCTCAACGCCGCGCCCTTCATCGAGATCAACCCGACCGATGCGGCGGCGCTTGCGATTGGCGACAATGACCGCGTTTCGGTGACTTCGCGCCACGGTAGCGCGGTGCTGCCCGTTATCATCACCGAGAGGGTCTCGCCGGGCACTCTGTTCGCGCCGTTTCACTGGAACGACGTGTTCGGCGATCAACTGGCGGTCAATGCAGTGACCGGCGATGCCGTCGATCCGATTTCGCTGCAGCCGGAGTTCAAGGTGACGGCGGTCGCGCTCGCCCGCGTGGCGGCGGCGGAGCCCGATGCGCCGACGGATGCGCGGCGCAAGGCTGAGGACATGCCCGCCGAAATTGATGCCAGGCAGAGAGACGAGGACCCGACACAGCCAAAAGTCTCCGTGTTTTTCGCCTCGCAGACGGGAACTGCGGAAATGGCGGCCTCCGATCTCTGTGGTGCGCTTGGCGCGGCAGGTTACCGTATGGTGTTGCGTCCGCTCGACGCCGTCTCGCTGGATAATCTTGCGACCAAAGACCCGGTGCTTTTCATCGTCAGCACCTTCGGCGATGGCGACCCGCCCGATCATGCGGCCGATTTCTGGGCAACGCTTTCGCGCGAGGATTCACCTCGACTTGAGGACCTCAGCTATACCGTGGTGGCGATGGGCGACAGTTCCTATGATCAGTTCTGCGGTTTCGGGCGGAAACTGGATTCCCGACTTGAAGCGCTCGGCGCGGCGCGTCTGGCGGCCTGCCGCACGCTGGATGCGGGCGAGGAGACGGACGCGGTTGCAGCGGCGATGGCCGCTCTTTCCGTGCCTTCGAAAGGCGCAGCCGCAGCGGAGCCCGGCTCCCGGCCCAATGGGCGAAAGCCAACCGAAACCCTGGCGGCCAGGCTCAGCGTCAACCGGTTGCTGAGCGGTTCCGGCAGCGCCAAGGAGGTGCGCCAGTTCGGGTTTCAGGTCGATGGCGCGGCGGCTTACGAGGCGGGCGATGCGCTTTCCATCATGCCGCGCAACTGTCCCGAGCTTGTCGATGAAATCCTGGCCTCTCTGCAATTGCCGGCGGAAACGCCAATCTCCGGGATCAACGGCCATGACATCGGGATCGGCGAGGCCTTGCGCGATCATTTCGAGATCGGCCAGCCGCATTCGGGTTTCCTCGAATGGTGGGCGGATGTCAGCGGCGATGAAACGCTGAAGACGCTCACAGGCACGGCCGACCGGAACGCCCTCAATGACTGGCTGTGGGGCCGGCAGATCGCGGACATTGTCGCCATCGCGCCGAAACCCGTCGACGGGCAGGCATTCTGCGACCATCTGAAAAAGCTCAAGCCGCGGCTTTACTCGATCGCCTCCAGTCCGAAGGCGAGTCCGGACGAAATCCATCTGACGGTTTCGGTGCTGCGCCATGCCCGACACGGCAAGAGCCGCAAGGGCGTGGCCTCGGCGTTTCTGGCCGACAGGGCGGCGGAGGCGCCGGTGCACGTTTCGGTGAAGAAACAGGCGCATTTCCGCCCGCCTGCCGATCCGGGAGCTGCGGCGATCATGGTCGGGCCGGGCACCGGCATCGCGCCGTTCCGCGCCTTTCTGCAGGACCGTGAGGCGGCAGGGGCGACCGGGCCCAACTGGCTGTTCTTCGGCGAGCAGTCTCGCGAGAGCGGCTACTACTATCGTGACGAGATCGAGGCCTGGCTTGCGGGCGGCCTGCTCACCCGGTTCGACACCGCCTTTTCGCGCGACCAGGCGGAGAAGATCTATGTCCAGCACCGCATGGCGGAAAACGGCCGCGAGATATGGAAGTGGCTGCAGGAGGGTGCGCACTTCTATGTCTGCGGCGATGCGAGCCGCATGGCAAAGGATGTTGATGCATCGCTGAAAACCATCGCCCGGACGCATGGCGGGCTTTCGCCCAAGGCAGCCGAGGGCTACGTTAGGTCGCTCGCCCGGGAAAAGCGCTATATGCGTGATGTCTACTGA